CCCGACCGGCTCGGAGATCCGCATCGCGCAGGCCCAGCTCATCGGGTGGCTGGAGGGGCTCTTCCAGGGCATCCAGGCGGCGATCTTCAGCCAGCAGATGGAGGCGCGGCAGCAGCTCGAGCAGATGCGCCAGCGTGGGCTGCCGCCCGGCATGCGCCCCCCCGACGGGCGGCCGGGGCCGTCCGAGCCGGGGCAGCGCGGGATGGGACAGTACCTCTGAGGGACTGAGGGCACGCGGCGGCGGGGACGGCCCGCGCCCGCGCGGTCGCGGGCTCGTGCGCCCCCCGCGCGGGCCCGGTTCCCACTTTCGTCGCGAGCGGCCGGAACGCTATCGTTTGCCGGCAGGTCGGTGGCGACGGAGGTGTCATGGGGCGGGCACGGGAGTTCTGGGAACAGCTCGGCGCGGCGCTCGAGAAGCAGGACACAGACGCGCTGGGTGAGCTGTACGCTCCGGAGTCGGTCTACCTCGAGCCGCAGAACCCCCCGCACGAGGGCAACCTGCTCATCCAGGCGTACCTCAACTCCTGGCTGCAGGCGCGCTCGGACGTGAGCGCGGCGACGAAGCGCCTCCTCGAGTCGGCCGACGGCCTGACCGTCGCGGTCGAGTGGACGCTCAGCTACTCGGCGGGGGGGCGGCGGTGGAACGACCTGCCCCGAGCGAGCTGGATCGAGGTGGACGACGAGGGGATACGCTACCACCGCGATTATTACTAATGGGGCAGAACGGAACTGGGGAACTTGAGGAACACCAGCCTCAGGGGTTGCCTGACGCAACGCTAACTTACTAGGCTGCTGTTCCGCCACGCCAGCCATCGCCGTGAGGCGCCGGCTGGCGCCTTCCCCGGAGGTCTCCCCATGGCACCTTCCCCCTGGCATGCCCGTGTGCGGGCGGCCACGCCACTCGCCGTGGTGCTCGCCATCCTCGTTGCCGGCTCGGCCGGCTACGTCATCCGCCCGGGCGACACCTTGACCGGCATATCGCGGCAGACGGGAGTCGCGGTCGCCGACCTGCGCTCCGCCAACGGCATCACCAACCCCGACCGCATCTACGCCGGCCGCACCCTGCTGCTCGCGGGCGGAGCCGCCAAGCCCGCAGGCGAAGGCGTCGTGCACCGGGTGGCCAAAGGCGAGACCCTGATCGGCTTGGCGGTGCGCTACCGCACCAACGCCGACGCGATCGTGCGCGCGAACGGCCTGTCGAACCCCCACGTCATCCGCACCGGTCAGCGTCTCGTGATCCCCGGCGGCGCATCCGCTGTGCCTGCGGCCGCCGCAGGGTCGCGCGACGAGGTCGGTGCCCTGCTCGACGCCACCGCGCGCCGCTACGGGATGAGCCCCCGGTTCGTGAAGGCGGTCGCGTGGCAGGAGTCCGGCTGGAACCCCCACGTCGTCTCGACGGCCAACGCCGTCGGGGTCATGCAGGTGCTGCCGTCGACCGGCCGGTTCGTGTCGGAGAACCTCGTCGGGCGGAACCTCGACCTGCACAAACCGGCCGACAACGTCGAGGCCGGCGTCGCGTTCCTGCGCCATGTCTACCGGCTCGCCGGCGGCGACGTGGACCTCACGCTCGCCGGCTACTACCAGGGCTTGCGCTCCGTCCGGGAGAACGGCATGTACGCCGACACGAAGCGCTACATCGCCAACGTCAAGGCCCTGCGCGGGCGCTTCTGACCCGCTCCACGACGCCCGAGGGCCGGCCCCGGGGCGGACCGACGTCCAACAGGGCGCCGGTCGCCGGGCGACGCCGGTTGATCCAGTCGCCCGGCCGGGCGCGGTGCAGCGTCGAGCCCGGGCGTGTCGGCGGTGGGCGCCGGGCAACCGCGCGGGCGGCCTCACCGACGCGGGCGCCCAGGCCGCTCGCGCCGCGCCGCTGGTAGACGACCCACCCGGCGAGTGCGATCGCCGAGAGCGCACCGGCCCCCGCGACCACCTCCGCGGGCGGCCGCGGCACGTGGGACAGCCGGCTGCGCAGCGCCACCGGTCGCGCGAAGTCGACGATCTGCCAGCCGCGCTCGGCGGCGACGGCACGCAGCTCCCGGTCGGCGTTGACCGCCACGGGGTGGCCGACGGCGGACAGCATCGGCACGTCGGTGACCGAATCGGAGTACGCGTAGCTCGCGGCGAGGTCGATGCCCCGGGCGGCGGCCTCCTCGCGCAGCGCCGTCGCCTTGTGCTCACCGAAGCAGTAGAACTCGAGCGTGCCGTCGTAGCGGCCTTCCGCGTCGATTCCCGCCGTCGTCGCAAGGACGTGGGGCACCCCGAGGTACTCCGCGAGCGGGCGCACGACCTCGATGCCGGACGACGACACGAGGTAGAGGTCCCGGCCGGCCCGGCGGTGCTCCTCGAACAGCTCGAGCGCCTCCTCGTAGATGAGCGGGTCGATGACCTCCTGGAGGGTCTCGCGCACGAGCCGCTGCAACCGCTCGGCCTCCCACCCCTTCGTGAGCTCGAGCAGCGCGATCCGCGCGCGCTCCATGCGCTCGTCGTTGGCGCCGAGCAGCGAGTACGCGAGCTGCGCGTACGCACCCTTGATCACGACCGCCGGGGTGATCATCCGCTCCCGATAGAGCTCCCGGCCGAACGCGAGCGTGGAGGAGCGCGCGACGACGGTCTTGTCGAGGTCGAAGAAGGCGGCCTGACGCCCAGGGCGGGCGGCCGCGGACGCACCTGACGCAGCGTCCCTCGAGTCGCCCATCCATCGCAGCCTAGTCGGGGGCGCTACCGCTTCGCTACATGAGCGCCTTGTCGGGGGCGCTACCACTTCGCTACATGAGCGCCTTGTCGGGGGCGCTACCGCTTCGCTACATGAGCGGGGCTTCGGCTGTCCACAGCCGTGCCGGGCGGCCCGCGCGCACCGCCCCTAGCGTGCGCGGGACTCCAGGAAGGAGGGACCGACATGCGCCCGCTGCAGGACCTTCCGGTCAGCGTGGACCTCCGCGGGGCTCTCGCCGAGGAGGTGACCGCCTACGTCGAGGGGGAGGCCGGCTGGCAGGTGGTGGCCGACGGCGGCCCGCCGCGGCCCGTGCTGACGCTCACCAGCCGGGCGCGGCCCGGCGAGCCGTGCGTCGTCGTCGTCGCGGGCACCCCCGGCCACGACGAGACCCGCGCGGCCCTGCTCGCCGGCGCGCTCGACGTCGTCGGCTGGCCGGCTGACCGCGCGCGGCTCCTCGACGCGCCGCTGCGCACGAGCGAGCTGCGGCCCACCGGCCGGCGTGCGCGGATCCTCCGGGTGGGCGGCGCGTCCGGCGGCTCGGGGACGTCGACGGTCGCCCTGGCGCTCGCCGGCCTGCTGGCCTGGAGCGGTCGGCGGGTCGTGGTCGTCGGCGAGGATGACCTGCTCCGCCTCGCAGGACTCGCGCCGTGGGGCGGGCCGGGCGCGGCCGACGTGGCCGTCCTGCACCCCGACGAGGCGGGGGAGGAGGTGGCCGTCCTGGCCCGGCCCGTCCCCGGAGTGCCGGGGCTGGCCGCCCTCGGTGGGCCCGGGGCCGCGGTCGCCGACGCCGCCGGTTGGCCCGCTGAGGCCGTCGTCGTCGACCTGCGCGCGCACGGGCGGGACGGCGCCGACCTGCTCGTCGCCCGTCCCGACGCGGGATTGCGGGCAGCCGCCGGTGCCCGCGCCGTCGTCGTTGTCGGCGACGGCCCGCTGGACGGGCGCGCGGTCCGCCGCGTCTTGTCCGCCCCTCCCGTGGCCTGGCTTCCGGCGTCGGCACGGGTTGCCCGCGCGGGCGTGGCAGGGCGGATCCCCTCCGCCCTGCCGGGCCGCTGGCTCGCGGGCCTGCGTGATGCGCTCGTGCGGCTGTAGTCCACAGCCGCACGACAAACCCTCCGACTGACGGCAACGCGTGTGCGATGGTCGTCACGGCAGGACAAGAACTGGCGAGGAGCGACACGATATGGAGAGGACGGTCACGGCGGCGGCGCCGCTCGAGCTGCTCCGCCGTCGCGTCGCCGACGACCCGGTCCTCGCCGCAGTCCCCGAGGGCCCGGCGCGCCGGGGGGCGGTGCGCTCCGCGGTCGCGCGGGCCGTGCGGGACGAGGGACTGCTCCTGCCGCCCGGCGCCCTGGCCACGCTCGTGCGGGAGCTCAGTGACGCCCTCGCAGGACTCGGTCCGGTCGAGTCGCTGCTCCGCGACCCGGCGGTCACCGACGTCATGATCAACGGCCCCGACGAGGTGTGGGTCGAGCGCGCCGGCCGGCTCGCGCGCACGGCACTCACCTATCCCGACGCGCAGGCGCTGCACGCCGCGGTCCTGCGGGTGGTCGGACCGCTCGGGCTGCGCCTCGACCGGGCCCGCCCCTACGTCGACGCCCGCCTGGCCGACGGCAGCCGGCTGCACGCGCTGCTCCCGCCGCTCGCGCCGGGAGGCCCGATCGTGACCATCCGGAGGTTCGCCGCCGTCCGCCACGGCTGGGAGGACCTCGCCGCCTCCGGGGCGGTGCCCGCGCCGGCCGGCGTGCTGCTGCGCGACTGCGTCGCGCGGCGCCGCGCCGTCGTGTGCTGCGGGCGCACCGGCACCGGCAAGACGACGCTGCTCAACCTCCTGCTCGCCGAGGTCGGCGACGACGAGCGGGTCGTCGTCATCGAGGACGCCCCGGAGCTGCGGCCCGGGTGCCCCCACGTCGTGCGTCTCGAGACCCGCCCGCCCAACGCCGAGGCGGCAGGAGAGGTCACCATCCGCGACCTCGTGCGGCAGGCGCTGCGCATGCGCCCCGACCGCATCGTGGTCGGCGAGGTCCGCGGCGTCGAGCTCGTCGACGTGCTCGCGGCGCTGGCGACGGGCCACGAGGGGTGCATGACGACCGTGCACGCCCGCGCCGCCGACGAGGCGCTCGTGCGCCTGGAGGGCATGGCCCTGCTGGCCGGCCTGCCGCTGCCCGCGGCGCGTGCGCAGCTGGGTGTCGGCCTGGACGTGTTCGCGGTGCTGTCACGCGGTCCCGGCGGGCAGCGGGGGCTCGTCGAGATCGCCGAGGTGAGGCGGCGCGGCGCGACCCTCGGGGTGCGCGAGCTCTGGCGACGGGAGACGTGGTCGTGACCGCTGCGGCGGCGGACCCCGCTACCCGCACCCGGCCCCGCGGCCGGCGGGGCGCCGCGTCCGCGGGACGCGAGGAAGGCGGGGTGGTCGACGCGGTCGCGCTCGCCGAGGTGCGCGCGGCGCTCGCCGCCGGCGCGTCCCCGGCGGCCGCCCTCACCGCGGCCCTCAGCCGCGGGGAGCGCGGCGCCGCCGGCGGGCTCCCGGCCCGGCTGCGCGCCGGCCATTCGCTGGCTGACCTCGCCGAGCGCGTCGAGACCGGTGACCCCGCCGCTGACCTCCTCGTGCGCGCGCTGGGCGTCGCCGAGCGCACCGGCACGGGCGGCGCCGCCGCGGTCGAGCAGGCCCTCGCGGCCGCCCGCGACGAGGCTGACCTCGCCCGGCTGCTGCGCAGCCGCACCGTGCAGGCGCGGGGCACGGCCGTGGTCCTCTCCGCCGTCCCGGTCCTCGCCTGGGTCGCGCTCGTGGCCGCCGACGGGGCCGCGCTCGCCTTCTACGCCACTCCCCTCGGCGCGCTCACCGGCGGGTTGGCGCTCACCCTCGCCGGCCTCGGACAGTGGTGCTCGCGACGCCTGGTCGCCGCCGCCGGGCGTGCGGGGGCCGTCGCCGACCCGCTCACGCCCCGCCCGGTTCCGCGCGACGCCAACCGGATGGCCGTCCTCGGCCTGCCTGCGTTCGTCATCGCCGGCGTCGCCTGGGGGCTGACCACGGGCCTCGTCGTCGCCGCCGTCGCCGTCGCGGTCGGCGCCCGCCGCCCGCAATCGGGCACGGGGGCGTCCGGCGGCGGCGGCGCGGCCGAGACCGTGGAGCTCGTCGCCGTCGCGCTCACCGCCGGGTTGCCCGCCCCGGCGGCGGTGTCCGCCGTCGTGCCGCTCGCGCCGCCGGCGGCGCGCGGGCCGCTCGGCGACGCCGCCCGGCGGCTGCGCAGCGGCTGGGACCCCGAGGCGGCGTTCGCCGACACCGGCCTCGGGGCGCTCGGGGCGACCCTCGGGGTCACAGAGCGCTGGGGCGCCCCGGCCGCTCCGGCGCTCCGCCGCCTGGCCGAGGACCTGCGCGCCGATCGCCGCGCGGCGGTCGAGGAGGCCGCCGAGCGCACCCAGCTCACCCTGATCTTCCCCACCACCCTGCTGACGCTGCCCGCCTTCGTGCTCGGCGTCGTCCCACCGCTGTTGTGGACGGCGTTCGCCGGATGAGGACCGCGTCGGCCCGATCCTCCAAGGAGGAACCATGCACCGCATGAGCAACGCCGTCACCGCCACCGCCGTCCGCACGCGCATGACCGCGTCCGCGCTCGGCGACCGCCTCGCCGCGGGCGCCCAACGCCGGCTCGACCGCCTGCGAGGGGAACCGGAGGCCGGGGCCCAGGCCGCCGAGTACGCCATGCTCGGCGGCGTCGGCGCCGCCACCTGCGGCACCCTCGTCATCCTCATGAAGGACAAGGGCACCCTGGAGACGCTCGTCAAGGGCCTCTTCAAGGGTCTCGCCGAGCTCGTCACGAAGTGGTTCTGAGCCGCCGGGCGCGTGCGCGCAGCGGCAGGGGAGGTGCCGGGCGCTCCGGCGCCTCCCCGCACGCCGGCGCCGAGCGGGGCAGTCAGACGCTCGAGTTCGCGCTCACCATCCCCTTCGTCGTGCTTCTGCTCGTGCTCGTGCTCCACGCGGGCCTGCTCGCCGTAGACCTCGTGGCAGCCCACCACCTCGCGCGCGAGGCGGCACGCGTGGCGGCCGTCGGCGACGACGAGGCTGTGCGGGAGCGGGCACGCGCCGCCGCCGGCAGCCGTCCCGTCGAGGTCACGCTGTCCCCCCCCGCGGGCAGGCGCGAGCCCGGCGATGTCGTCACCGCGCACCTGCGCCTGCGCAGCCGCGGGTTCGCGCCGTTCGGCGTCGAGATGTGGCTGCCGGCCGAGGCGAGCATGCGCGTGGAGGACCGGTGATATCCCGCGCCGGCCGCTGCGAGCGAGGTGGCGTCGCGCTGCTGACCCTGCTCGCCGCGATGGTCTGCACCGCCGTCGCGCTCGCGCTCGTGGCGGCGGCTGTCGACGTGGCGCACACGGCGGCGCGGGGGCGCGCTGCGGCCGACGCAGCCGCCCTCGCGGCGGCCGGCGCGTCCCCGCTCGCCGGCGGCGACGGCGACGCCCTCGCCGCCGGGCGCCGCCTGGCCGTCGCGAACGGCGCCAGGCTCGTCGCCTGCTGCACGGCCACGGATGTGCCGGGCGTCGCCCGGTCCGACCCCGACCGGCGGGCGTCGCCCTGGCCGGCCGGCCGGCGACCCACCGGCGGGCCCCCGGGGCGCGACCGCGCCTGGCAACCGTCCCCCGTCAGCGTGGTGGAGGTCGCCGTGACGCCGCGGCTGCGGGCGCTGCGGGGACTCGAGCTGCGGGCTCGCGCCGCTGCGGGCCTTCGCCCCGCGGACGGCCCGGCCCCGCTGCCCCCGCTGGTCTCGCGGCGCGAGGCCCTGTCGGCGCGAGTCCCGCGCCCGCCGCCGGAAGGACGCGATGGCCGGCGGGCCGCGACGATCACCCGCATCCCCTGAGGCGACGTGTGCGAAAGCCGCCCGAAAGCGCATCCGCGACCGCGTCGCAATCGTTGTTCCTCCTGTAGAGGCGGTGTCCGACTGGTCCAGTCCCCTTTTCCGGGGGGCGCGCTAGAGTTGGTCGGGGTTCCGCCACCCACGGCTCCTGCTATGGAAAGCGCTGCTCGATGAACTACGCCGCACCGCCTCCTCCCGCCGGCGGGGGGCTCAACACGTCGCCGCCGCTCGGGAACGACCGACCGTCCGAGGGCGGCCGGGTCGCCTCCGTGATCGACGCGTTGCGCACGCGCCCCGCCGCTCGCCGCGCGCTCTCGACGCTGTCGATCGTCCTGTTCCTCGCCGGCGCGGGGATGTTCGCCTTTCCGTTCGCCACCGACATCTACGCCGACCGCTGGCTGCAGCGCCCGCTGGAGGACAAGTTCGGCACCGACGAGCTGCGCGACCAGTACGCGAACCGCGCCGTGCGGACCGGCGATCCGCTCACCCGGATCATCATCCCGAGGCTCGGCGTCGACGCCATGGTCGTCGAGGGCACGTCGCAGGCGGCCCTGCGGGCCGGTGCGGGGCACTACCCGAACACGCCGCTGCCCGGCGAGGCGGGCAACGTCGCCATCGCCGGGCACCGCGTCACCTACGGCAGGCCCTTCAACCGCATGGACGAGCTGCGGGTCGGCGACGAGATCAAGC
The Egibacteraceae bacterium DNA segment above includes these coding regions:
- a CDS encoding nuclear transport factor 2 family protein, with translation MGRAREFWEQLGAALEKQDTDALGELYAPESVYLEPQNPPHEGNLLIQAYLNSWLQARSDVSAATKRLLESADGLTVAVEWTLSYSAGGRRWNDLPRASWIEVDDEGIRYHRDYY
- a CDS encoding LysM peptidoglycan-binding domain-containing protein, yielding MAPSPWHARVRAATPLAVVLAILVAGSAGYVIRPGDTLTGISRQTGVAVADLRSANGITNPDRIYAGRTLLLAGGAAKPAGEGVVHRVAKGETLIGLAVRYRTNADAIVRANGLSNPHVIRTGQRLVIPGGASAVPAAAAGSRDEVGALLDATARRYGMSPRFVKAVAWQESGWNPHVVSTANAVGVMQVLPSTGRFVSENLVGRNLDLHKPADNVEAGVAFLRHVYRLAGGDVDLTLAGYYQGLRSVRENGMYADTKRYIANVKALRGRF
- a CDS encoding HAD family hydrolase is translated as MGDSRDAASGASAAARPGRQAAFFDLDKTVVARSSTLAFGRELYRERMITPAVVIKGAYAQLAYSLLGANDERMERARIALLELTKGWEAERLQRLVRETLQEVIDPLIYEEALELFEEHRRAGRDLYLVSSSGIEVVRPLAEYLGVPHVLATTAGIDAEGRYDGTLEFYCFGEHKATALREEAAARGIDLAASYAYSDSVTDVPMLSAVGHPVAVNADRELRAVAAERGWQIVDFARPVALRSRLSHVPRPPAEVVAGAGALSAIALAGWVVYQRRGASGLGARVGEAARAVARRPPPTRPGSTLHRARPGDWINRRRPATGALLDVGPPRGRPSGVVERVRSARAGP
- a CDS encoding ATPase, T2SS/T4P/T4SS family, coding for MERTVTAAAPLELLRRRVADDPVLAAVPEGPARRGAVRSAVARAVRDEGLLLPPGALATLVRELSDALAGLGPVESLLRDPAVTDVMINGPDEVWVERAGRLARTALTYPDAQALHAAVLRVVGPLGLRLDRARPYVDARLADGSRLHALLPPLAPGGPIVTIRRFAAVRHGWEDLAASGAVPAPAGVLLRDCVARRRAVVCCGRTGTGKTTLLNLLLAEVGDDERVVVIEDAPELRPGCPHVVRLETRPPNAEAAGEVTIRDLVRQALRMRPDRIVVGEVRGVELVDVLAALATGHEGCMTTVHARAADEALVRLEGMALLAGLPLPAARAQLGVGLDVFAVLSRGPGGQRGLVEIAEVRRRGATLGVRELWRRETWS
- a CDS encoding type II secretion system F family protein, with the protein product MTAAAADPATRTRPRGRRGAASAGREEGGVVDAVALAEVRAALAAGASPAAALTAALSRGERGAAGGLPARLRAGHSLADLAERVETGDPAADLLVRALGVAERTGTGGAAAVEQALAAARDEADLARLLRSRTVQARGTAVVLSAVPVLAWVALVAADGAALAFYATPLGALTGGLALTLAGLGQWCSRRLVAAAGRAGAVADPLTPRPVPRDANRMAVLGLPAFVIAGVAWGLTTGLVVAAVAVAVGARRPQSGTGASGGGGAAETVELVAVALTAGLPAPAAVSAVVPLAPPAARGPLGDAARRLRSGWDPEAAFADTGLGALGATLGVTERWGAPAAPALRRLAEDLRADRRAAVEEAAERTQLTLIFPTTLLTLPAFVLGVVPPLLWTAFAG
- a CDS encoding TadE/TadG family type IV pilus assembly protein → MVLSRRARARSGRGGAGRSGASPHAGAERGSQTLEFALTIPFVVLLLVLVLHAGLLAVDLVAAHHLAREAARVAAVGDDEAVRERARAAAGSRPVEVTLSPPAGRREPGDVVTAHLRLRSRGFAPFGVEMWLPAEASMRVEDR
- a CDS encoding class E sortase, with translation MNYAAPPPPAGGGLNTSPPLGNDRPSEGGRVASVIDALRTRPAARRALSTLSIVLFLAGAGMFAFPFATDIYADRWLQRPLEDKFGTDELRDQYANRAVRTGDPLTRIIIPRLGVDAMVVEGTSQAALRAGAGHYPNTPLPGEAGNVAIAGHRVTYGRPFNRMDELRVGDEIKLETPLAMHTYKVIAHPPGASAPCPNGACWVTHPHDWSVVDQAPGSILTLTTCHPKGSAEQRLILRAELVESVDRGPSAAMGG